In Archangium violaceum, the following are encoded in one genomic region:
- a CDS encoding WD40/YVTN/BNR-like repeat-containing protein — protein sequence MPNQSRAALFKSLHARCLFLVRGALLFSSLMLVACPSGGDEGEPDASTPLDAGGSGNDAGGEPPRDAGSDAGSSGHDAGSDAGSSGHDAGSDAGSSGHDAGSDAGVLLNPGTVCSTDEWCWANPTPYGEPVKSTWGSAANDFWAGGAGGHALHWDGSRWMALHTGLSQDLSVLSGSGPSDIWAGGATGDMTHWDGKNWSIVPLAPTTARAGLAILSPTDGWMTQTPTTTGATDGRVWRLTAAGWNAVDNASGWNLSALWGQSSTEIWALAGGNGSARWDGTGWKGAASLPSLASPGERYSALWMAPGGTAGWAVATTGAIARWTVASGWVAVPSPRAVRLNGVWGSGPDDVWLVGNAGTLLHWNGQALSRVDSGTQADLLAVRGTGPHDVWVFASSGAMLHRDARGWSLFERNLAPGVSWSAITGTDADHVWVFGARGSTGAALAWDGEAWKEAPPPPELVHLAWAAGPEDVWAIGAKAWRWDGKQWNGHALPTGLEPQGIHGTGASDIWLVGKAGRRALWTGKEWVDAGAGDFTLHDVWGLTPEYYWAVGDAGNLEFYNGAEWTPAGASVTSHTLRAIWGSNADDIWAVGDQGVLVHYNGSTFEVDTTSAAGLKLEDIWGSGRDDVWAVGEGGILLHYDGTRWRRQGSGTAHTLVGVWGTRTGTWAVGGTGQLLHHAR from the coding sequence ATGCCCAATCAATCCCGCGCAGCCCTCTTCAAATCGTTGCACGCGCGTTGCCTGTTTCTTGTCCGCGGAGCGCTGCTCTTCTCCTCGTTGATGCTCGTGGCGTGCCCCTCCGGCGGAGACGAGGGAGAGCCCGACGCGAGCACTCCCCTGGACGCCGGAGGCTCGGGAAACGACGCGGGCGGTGAGCCGCCACGCGACGCGGGCTCCGATGCCGGAAGCTCGGGACACGACGCGGGCTCCGATGCCGGAAGCTCGGGACACGATGCGGGCTCCGATGCCGGAAGCTCGGGACACGACGCCGGCTCGGACGCCGGAGTGCTCTTGAACCCTGGCACCGTGTGCAGCACGGATGAGTGGTGCTGGGCCAACCCCACGCCCTACGGTGAGCCCGTGAAGTCCACCTGGGGCTCGGCCGCCAACGACTTCTGGGCGGGCGGCGCCGGAGGCCACGCGCTGCATTGGGATGGCTCACGTTGGATGGCGCTGCACACCGGCCTCTCCCAGGACCTGAGCGTCCTGTCCGGCTCCGGCCCCTCGGACATCTGGGCGGGCGGCGCCACCGGGGACATGACGCATTGGGATGGCAAGAACTGGAGCATCGTGCCCCTCGCGCCCACCACGGCCCGCGCCGGCCTCGCCATCCTCTCCCCCACGGACGGGTGGATGACGCAGACGCCCACCACCACCGGGGCCACGGACGGGCGCGTCTGGCGCCTGACGGCCGCCGGCTGGAATGCCGTGGACAACGCCTCGGGCTGGAATCTCTCCGCGCTCTGGGGCCAGTCCTCGACGGAGATCTGGGCCCTCGCCGGTGGCAATGGCTCCGCCCGGTGGGATGGCACGGGCTGGAAGGGCGCGGCCTCCCTCCCGAGCCTCGCTTCGCCGGGCGAGCGCTACTCCGCGCTGTGGATGGCGCCGGGCGGCACCGCGGGCTGGGCGGTGGCCACCACGGGAGCCATCGCCCGTTGGACGGTCGCCTCGGGCTGGGTGGCCGTGCCCTCGCCGCGCGCGGTCCGCCTCAACGGCGTGTGGGGGAGCGGCCCGGATGACGTGTGGTTGGTGGGCAACGCGGGCACGCTCCTGCACTGGAACGGACAGGCGCTGTCCCGAGTCGACTCCGGGACCCAGGCCGATCTGCTCGCGGTACGCGGCACCGGGCCCCACGACGTCTGGGTGTTCGCCAGCAGCGGCGCCATGCTGCACCGCGATGCGCGCGGGTGGAGCCTGTTCGAGCGGAACCTGGCTCCGGGGGTGAGCTGGAGTGCCATCACCGGGACGGACGCGGACCATGTCTGGGTGTTCGGCGCCAGGGGTTCCACGGGCGCCGCACTCGCCTGGGATGGTGAGGCGTGGAAGGAGGCCCCGCCGCCTCCGGAGCTGGTGCACCTCGCCTGGGCCGCGGGACCCGAGGACGTCTGGGCCATTGGCGCCAAGGCCTGGCGATGGGATGGCAAGCAGTGGAACGGCCATGCGCTGCCGACGGGGCTGGAGCCCCAGGGAATCCATGGGACGGGAGCCTCGGACATCTGGCTCGTGGGCAAGGCAGGAAGGCGCGCCCTGTGGACCGGCAAGGAGTGGGTGGATGCCGGCGCGGGGGACTTCACCCTCCATGACGTCTGGGGTCTGACACCCGAGTACTACTGGGCTGTCGGAGACGCGGGAAACCTCGAGTTCTACAACGGCGCGGAATGGACGCCCGCGGGCGCCTCGGTCACGTCTCACACCCTGCGTGCCATCTGGGGCAGTAACGCGGATGACATCTGGGCGGTGGGAGACCAGGGCGTGCTGGTGCACTACAACGGGTCGACCTTCGAGGTGGACACCACCAGCGCCGCGGGCCTGAAGCTCGAGGACATCTGGGGCAGCGGCCGCGACGATGTCTGGGCGGTAGGCGAGGGCGGCATCCTGCTCCACTACGACGGCACCCGCTGGCGGCGCCAGGGCAGTGGCACGGCCCACACGCTGGTGGGCGTCTGGGGCACCCGCACCGGCACGTGGGCCGTGGGCGGCACTGGCCAGCTCCTGCACCACGCCCGCTAG
- a CDS encoding Hint domain-containing protein yields the protein MQTRTQSKWKQAARLVPLSGLMLMTAGWTNPLYAPVGDAEQSERLVRKFDEATRQPDVYQIDLDLSDDQDWAFLRSRLKSAGKSAENSPELFRRLDYMRERALTRKDTAGLAATETWCNHFLKYSQPPVTANGFTTFFPVVEVACKDGAEYVYADLVNYDVNDAETDTRQLSSASGEDYSGGLNFNSVSAPATVATGKGRGLRMESMVMALGATLDQTSYIVERAAAIDSQPSLTLTHPRKVLVGAARAEIIACQLRGGADCDYAVAGYSSGRLVPYPSAPTGVAASLPTSPGVLNTADYWTFSSPYNYQNLYVPIRGTLSGGASGGFKCVITSVDRARIQLIAAVTGRTCLNETQFLGSITTGGLTSNINVLTNMNRLFNQAGAGTSPASCAAETIVNELTRYSILISGTVSCNSVTKRFFIPYPTPATGGATNIYFWNSCMAEGTSVKLADGRVVPVEEVKQGDKVVADAKGSVLTVTDVARGNEIKPLFRLRDDAGHDVTLTEMHPVIKSNGEVVATKNLKVKDQVKTDKGVATLTSITQVAADQQRVYNLRLGTDQELLAVGKNGRTLFAGGFLVGDLSMQDELQMPKQEQPVAVLERLPKAWHKDYQNRVNASKKAR from the coding sequence ATGCAGACCAGGACTCAGTCGAAGTGGAAGCAGGCGGCTCGGCTCGTGCCGCTCTCGGGCCTGATGTTGATGACGGCTGGTTGGACCAACCCGCTGTACGCGCCCGTCGGAGATGCCGAGCAGTCGGAGCGGCTGGTGCGCAAGTTCGACGAGGCCACCCGGCAGCCGGATGTCTATCAAATCGACCTGGATCTGTCGGATGACCAGGACTGGGCCTTCCTGCGCAGCCGGCTGAAGTCGGCGGGCAAGTCCGCGGAGAACTCCCCGGAGCTCTTCAGGCGCCTGGATTACATGCGCGAGCGCGCCCTGACCCGCAAGGACACCGCGGGCCTCGCCGCGACCGAGACCTGGTGCAATCACTTCCTCAAGTACAGCCAGCCCCCCGTCACGGCCAATGGCTTCACCACCTTCTTCCCGGTGGTGGAGGTGGCGTGCAAGGACGGCGCCGAGTACGTCTACGCCGACCTCGTCAACTACGACGTGAATGACGCGGAGACCGACACGCGGCAGCTCTCGTCGGCCTCGGGTGAGGACTACAGCGGCGGTCTGAACTTCAACTCCGTCTCCGCTCCGGCCACGGTGGCCACCGGCAAGGGCCGCGGGCTGCGCATGGAGTCGATGGTGATGGCCCTGGGCGCCACCCTGGACCAGACCTCCTATATCGTGGAGCGCGCGGCGGCCATCGACTCCCAGCCCTCGCTGACCCTGACCCACCCCCGCAAGGTGCTCGTGGGCGCCGCCCGGGCGGAGATCATCGCGTGCCAGCTGCGCGGCGGCGCGGATTGTGATTACGCGGTGGCGGGCTACTCGTCCGGCAGGCTGGTGCCCTATCCGTCCGCCCCGACGGGCGTGGCGGCCTCGCTGCCCACCTCTCCGGGCGTCCTGAACACGGCCGACTACTGGACCTTCAGCTCGCCCTACAACTACCAGAACCTCTACGTGCCCATCCGGGGCACCCTGAGCGGTGGTGCCAGCGGCGGCTTCAAGTGCGTCATCACCAGCGTCGACCGCGCGCGCATCCAGCTCATCGCCGCGGTGACGGGCCGCACCTGCCTCAACGAGACGCAGTTCCTCGGCTCCATCACCACGGGCGGCCTGACGAGCAACATCAACGTGCTGACGAACATGAACCGGCTGTTCAACCAGGCGGGTGCTGGCACCAGCCCGGCGAGCTGCGCCGCGGAGACGATCGTCAACGAGCTGACCCGCTACAGCATCCTGATTTCCGGCACGGTGAGCTGCAACTCGGTGACCAAGCGGTTCTTCATCCCCTACCCGACCCCGGCCACGGGCGGCGCCACCAACATCTACTTCTGGAACAGCTGCATGGCCGAGGGCACCAGCGTGAAGCTGGCCGACGGCCGCGTGGTGCCGGTGGAGGAGGTGAAGCAGGGTGACAAGGTCGTCGCCGATGCCAAGGGCTCGGTGCTGACGGTCACCGACGTGGCGCGCGGCAATGAGATCAAGCCGCTCTTCCGCCTGCGTGACGACGCCGGCCACGACGTGACGCTCACCGAGATGCACCCGGTCATCAAGTCCAACGGCGAGGTGGTGGCCACCAAGAACCTGAAGGTGAAGGACCAGGTGAAGACGGACAAGGGCGTGGCCACGCTGACGTCCATCACCCAGGTCGCCGCGGACCAGCAGCGGGTGTACAACCTGCGGCTGGGCACGGATCAGGAGCTGCTCGCGGTGGGCAAGAACGGCCGCACGCTGTTCGCCGGTGGCTTCCTGGTGGGTGACCTGAGCATGCAGGACGAGCTGCAGATGCCCAAGCAGGAGCAGCCGGTCGCCGTGCTGGAGCGTCTGCCCAAGGCCTGGCACAAGGACTACCAGAACCGCGTCAACGCCTCCAAGAAGGCCAGGTAG
- a CDS encoding imm11 family protein translates to MGSESPTTPRFFVLEKGLLGSRYDVEVDEFEPVNHGEAARCPRCNGAIGMRPWLPPHRAGLVLHGEELGDFIKVSGHDLLVSERLAQAFRAEGLTGLDGFHPVEVVRVHRKRRGPKPTLIPRYLAVTACFGRAAVDLARSRIRYDEPPTCEECRYMHKEAIHGFSLEPCSWQGEDIFRPRGLYGSLVVSERFERFVARHEFTNMRLTPTEQYVWDPLTPQDAK, encoded by the coding sequence ATGGGTTCTGAGTCACCGACCACCCCTCGCTTCTTCGTCCTGGAAAAGGGCCTCCTCGGGTCGCGCTACGATGTCGAGGTGGACGAGTTTGAGCCCGTCAACCACGGAGAGGCGGCCCGCTGCCCACGGTGCAACGGCGCCATCGGGATGCGGCCGTGGCTCCCTCCCCACCGGGCCGGGCTGGTGCTGCACGGCGAGGAACTCGGAGACTTCATCAAGGTCAGCGGGCATGACCTCCTCGTCTCCGAACGGCTCGCCCAGGCGTTCCGAGCCGAGGGACTGACAGGACTCGATGGCTTCCACCCGGTGGAGGTGGTGCGGGTGCACCGCAAGCGGCGCGGTCCCAAGCCCACCCTCATCCCGCGCTACCTGGCCGTCACGGCCTGCTTCGGCCGCGCGGCGGTGGATCTGGCGCGCAGCCGCATCCGCTACGACGAGCCCCCCACGTGCGAGGAGTGCCGCTACATGCACAAGGAGGCCATCCATGGCTTCTCCCTGGAGCCCTGTAGCTGGCAGGGAGAAGACATCTTCCGCCCCCGGGGCCTGTATGGCTCCCTCGTGGTCTCCGAGCGCTTCGAGCGCTTCGTGGCGCGGCACGAATTCACAAACATGCGGCTGACGCCCACCGAGCAGTACGTCTGGGATCCGCTAACTCCCCAGGACGCAAAGTAG
- a CDS encoding nuclear transport factor 2 family protein encodes MSTTALLCLTLLTAAPDAGTPDAGTRTDPTTAVNAVLDDWHKAAAQADEARYFSHFTPDAVFLGTDATERWTRDEFRAWARPFFARGKAWSFTTVSRHVSFSKDGAVAWFDEALSTPNMGPARGSGVLMKDGGTWKLAQYNLSIPIPNDLMEEFKKRIESHEKQRAQPKGR; translated from the coding sequence ATGTCCACCACCGCCCTGCTCTGCCTCACCCTGCTCACCGCCGCGCCCGATGCTGGAACACCGGACGCGGGGACTCGCACCGACCCCACGACCGCGGTGAACGCGGTGCTGGACGACTGGCACAAGGCGGCCGCGCAAGCGGACGAAGCGCGCTACTTCAGCCACTTCACGCCGGACGCGGTCTTCCTGGGAACGGATGCGACCGAGCGCTGGACGCGGGACGAGTTCCGCGCGTGGGCCAGACCCTTCTTCGCGCGAGGCAAGGCGTGGAGCTTCACGACGGTGTCACGCCACGTGAGCTTCTCGAAGGACGGGGCGGTGGCCTGGTTCGACGAGGCGCTCTCGACACCCAACATGGGACCGGCGCGAGGCTCGGGCGTGCTCATGAAGGACGGGGGCACGTGGAAGCTCGCGCAGTACAACCTCTCGATTCCCATCCCGAACGACCTGATGGAGGAGTTCAAGAAGCGCATCGAGTCCCACGAGAAGCAGCGCGCACAGCCCAAGGGCAGGTAG
- the dusA gene encoding tRNA dihydrouridine(20/20a) synthase DusA, translating into MTSSPRPTPVPSHRLSVAPMMDWTDRHDRYYLRLISKRTRLYTEMVTTGAILHGDKARHLDYSPEEHPLALQLGGSEPEQLAECARIAEQWGYDEVNLNVGCPSDRVQNGMFGACLMAKPDLVARCVEAMRGATRLPVTVKHRLGIDDLDSYELLTHFVRTVHAAGCDTFIVHARKAFLQGLSPKENREVPPLRYDVVRQLKTDFPHLTIVLNGGVKSLAETRAHLEWADGVMIGREAYQNPYMLALADSRVFGEEAPAPTRRQVVEALMPYVEGLLSRDVHLSRVTRHILGLFAGQQGARGWRRVLSERACRAGAGMEVLRDALAQVPAHVLDEPPVPVSAAA; encoded by the coding sequence ATGACTTCGAGCCCCCGCCCCACCCCCGTGCCGAGCCACCGCCTCTCCGTCGCTCCGATGATGGACTGGACGGATCGCCACGACCGCTACTACCTGCGCCTCATCTCCAAGCGCACGCGGCTCTACACCGAGATGGTCACCACCGGCGCCATCCTCCATGGCGACAAGGCGCGGCACCTCGACTACTCCCCGGAGGAGCATCCGCTCGCCCTGCAGCTCGGAGGCAGTGAGCCGGAGCAGCTCGCCGAGTGCGCCCGCATCGCGGAGCAGTGGGGCTACGACGAGGTGAACCTGAACGTCGGCTGCCCCTCGGACCGGGTGCAGAACGGCATGTTCGGCGCGTGCCTCATGGCGAAACCGGACCTCGTGGCCCGCTGTGTCGAGGCGATGCGCGGCGCCACCCGCCTCCCCGTCACGGTCAAGCACCGCCTCGGCATCGACGACCTGGACTCGTACGAGCTCCTCACCCACTTCGTGCGCACGGTGCACGCAGCGGGCTGTGACACCTTCATCGTGCACGCGCGCAAGGCGTTCCTCCAGGGCCTCAGCCCCAAGGAGAACCGCGAGGTTCCCCCGCTGCGCTACGACGTGGTGCGGCAGCTCAAGACGGACTTCCCCCACCTGACGATCGTGCTCAACGGCGGCGTGAAGTCGCTGGCGGAGACGCGCGCGCACCTGGAGTGGGCTGACGGCGTGATGATCGGCCGCGAGGCGTACCAGAACCCCTACATGCTGGCGCTCGCGGACTCGCGGGTGTTCGGCGAGGAGGCCCCCGCGCCCACCCGGCGCCAGGTGGTGGAGGCGCTGATGCCCTACGTCGAGGGGCTGCTGTCGCGCGACGTGCACCTGTCGCGCGTCACGCGTCACATCCTGGGGCTCTTCGCGGGACAGCAGGGCGCGCGAGGCTGGCGGCGGGTGCTGAGCGAGCGCGCGTGCCGGGCCGGAGCGGGGATGGAGGTCCTCCGGGACGCCCTCGCCCAGGTACCGGCGCACGTGCTCGACGAGCCACCGGTCCCCGTGTCCGCCGCGGCGTGA
- a CDS encoding molecular chaperone DnaJ, with protein MSSSSTAPLAPESALLRVAPPPEESPVRRAELRLKELLAEIDSLDTELDSLSLDLERFARAYEDTLSASFDEVSRSERLLRRLRNLQDAASALTRLLEQPALPPSTPPEQSSRTAPAPASERRTSAARDDSSKRASFDDEDEDADAFEDEDPPEDDEPSEEDVLAEREDEAVVLKRLHRRLARLLHPDLAQSDEERTRLDSLMARVNVAYEAGDRTTLELIAARVGAGDTAADSLTDEERLAHLERRIRILSTAAHSLRQQRESLRSTATARLHEEAKRREAEGRDYLAETRAEMEEEVHGLAQDARARLRQLERAARTLTSLRNKRMSTLAENVKGRKLRAFDPVQESPLVRQGVLRLERQRATPAARELARRLEDAVTQEPWQVALTLMAFFAEAAGRPPPGLDTSEAWAERYELLRELDMPDAPSFDQALTRLPRHLELGMRVMKKEIRFGLQLREAELLAAVPLALQRADVAERGRSVLAVIGPQEQCKRCGEEVLLQHLLRTRGLDELNGMLCPLCSHVQKSYWLYSRSEGQEALLPHALRLGTIVEQGLRLAGTTIGFQLLPEEREALTVAQLRQRFVDLYLQPYGVELDPSHVRLVQGGKELDGETRVGRGAITLKLAPEAGTSEKEVLELLRSRIERRFRPDSSK; from the coding sequence ATGTCCTCCTCGTCGACAGCTCCGCTCGCTCCCGAGTCGGCCCTGCTCCGCGTCGCGCCTCCCCCCGAGGAGTCGCCCGTGCGCCGCGCCGAGCTGCGCCTCAAGGAGCTCCTCGCCGAGATCGACTCGCTCGACACGGAGCTCGACTCGCTCAGCCTGGACCTGGAGCGATTCGCCCGCGCCTACGAGGACACCCTCTCCGCCTCCTTCGACGAGGTGAGCCGCTCCGAGCGGCTGCTGCGCCGGCTCCGCAACCTCCAGGACGCCGCCTCCGCCCTCACCCGACTCCTCGAACAGCCCGCGCTCCCCCCGTCCACTCCGCCCGAGCAGTCCTCGCGCACCGCCCCCGCTCCGGCCTCCGAGCGCCGAACCAGCGCCGCCAGGGACGACTCCTCGAAGCGCGCCTCCTTCGACGACGAAGACGAGGACGCGGACGCCTTCGAGGACGAGGACCCGCCCGAGGACGACGAGCCCTCCGAGGAGGACGTCCTGGCCGAGCGCGAGGACGAGGCGGTGGTCCTCAAGCGGCTCCATCGCCGGCTGGCCCGGCTGCTCCACCCGGACCTCGCGCAGTCGGACGAGGAGCGCACGCGGCTCGACTCCCTCATGGCCCGCGTCAACGTGGCCTACGAGGCGGGAGATCGCACCACGCTGGAGCTGATCGCCGCCAGGGTGGGCGCGGGCGACACCGCCGCGGACTCGCTCACCGACGAGGAGCGCCTGGCGCACCTCGAGCGCCGCATCCGCATCCTCTCCACCGCCGCCCACTCCCTGCGCCAGCAGCGCGAGAGCCTCCGCTCCACCGCCACCGCCCGCCTCCACGAAGAGGCCAAACGCCGCGAGGCCGAGGGCCGCGACTACCTCGCCGAGACCCGCGCGGAGATGGAGGAAGAGGTCCACGGACTCGCCCAGGACGCGCGCGCCCGCCTGCGCCAGCTCGAGCGCGCCGCGCGCACTCTCACTTCCCTGAGGAACAAGCGCATGTCCACGCTCGCCGAGAACGTCAAGGGCCGGAAGCTGCGCGCCTTCGACCCCGTGCAGGAGAGCCCCCTGGTGCGCCAGGGCGTGCTCCGCCTCGAGCGCCAGCGCGCCACGCCCGCCGCGCGCGAGCTCGCCCGCCGCCTCGAGGACGCCGTCACCCAGGAGCCCTGGCAGGTCGCCCTCACCCTCATGGCCTTCTTCGCCGAGGCCGCCGGCCGCCCGCCTCCGGGGCTCGACACCAGCGAGGCCTGGGCCGAGCGCTACGAGCTGCTGCGCGAGCTCGACATGCCGGACGCCCCCTCCTTCGACCAGGCCCTCACGCGGCTGCCGCGCCACCTGGAGCTCGGCATGCGCGTGATGAAGAAGGAGATCCGCTTCGGCCTCCAACTGCGCGAGGCCGAGCTGCTCGCCGCCGTGCCGCTGGCGCTCCAGCGCGCGGACGTGGCCGAGCGGGGCCGCTCGGTGCTCGCCGTCATCGGCCCCCAGGAGCAGTGCAAGCGCTGTGGCGAGGAGGTGCTCCTCCAGCACCTGCTGCGCACCCGCGGGCTCGACGAGCTCAACGGCATGCTGTGCCCGCTGTGCTCCCACGTGCAGAAGAGCTACTGGCTCTACAGCCGCTCCGAGGGCCAGGAGGCGCTGCTGCCCCATGCGCTGCGGCTCGGCACCATCGTCGAGCAGGGCCTGCGGCTCGCGGGCACCACCATCGGCTTCCAGCTCCTCCCCGAGGAGCGCGAGGCCCTCACCGTGGCCCAGCTGCGCCAGCGTTTCGTGGACCTGTACCTCCAGCCCTATGGCGTGGAGTTGGACCCCTCGCACGTGCGGCTCGTCCAGGGAGGCAAGGAGCTCGACGGGGAGACGCGGGTGGGCCGGGGCGCCATCACGCTGAAGCTGGCGCCCGAGGCCGGTACCTCCGAGAAGGAAGTCCTGGAGCTGCTGCGCTCGCGCATCGAGCGGCGCTTCCGTCCCGACTCCTCCAAGTGA
- a CDS encoding MBL fold metallo-hydrolase yields the protein MRIHHLNGATMCIPASGLVLGHAGARMVCHCLLIETNAGLVLVDTALGLEDIHAESHRSVRKGLAPLRPKLDPEETMARQVERLGYRREDVRHIVLTHLDSDHAGGLADFPRAKVHVYAKEHVAASERRAFTERIRYQQVQWAHGADWKLYEATRGERWFGFECVRQLEGLPPEILLVPLTGHTRGHCAVAVDRGDTWLLHAGDAFFFRGEVDTEHPRCPAGLRLFQNLIQMNRQERLHNQERLRELVREQAGKVRVFCAHDEEQWRQLAGDSARTTAATSSVA from the coding sequence ATGCGAATCCATCATCTGAACGGTGCGACGATGTGCATTCCCGCCAGCGGGCTGGTGCTGGGCCACGCGGGTGCGCGCATGGTGTGCCACTGCCTGCTCATCGAGACGAACGCGGGACTGGTGCTGGTGGACACGGCGCTGGGGCTGGAGGACATCCACGCCGAGTCCCACCGGAGCGTGCGCAAGGGCCTGGCGCCGCTGCGTCCGAAGCTGGACCCGGAGGAGACCATGGCGCGGCAGGTGGAGCGGCTGGGCTACCGGCGCGAGGACGTGCGGCACATCGTGCTGACGCACCTGGACTCGGACCACGCGGGGGGCCTGGCGGACTTCCCGCGAGCGAAGGTGCACGTGTACGCGAAGGAGCACGTGGCGGCGTCGGAGAGGCGGGCCTTCACGGAGCGGATACGCTACCAGCAGGTGCAGTGGGCCCACGGCGCGGACTGGAAGCTGTACGAGGCAACGCGGGGCGAGCGGTGGTTCGGCTTCGAGTGCGTGCGCCAACTGGAGGGCCTGCCACCGGAGATCCTCCTGGTGCCGCTGACGGGGCACACGCGAGGACACTGCGCGGTGGCGGTGGACCGGGGAGACACGTGGCTGCTGCACGCGGGAGATGCCTTCTTCTTCCGCGGCGAGGTGGACACGGAACACCCGCGCTGCCCCGCGGGACTGCGCCTGTTCCAGAACCTCATCCAGATGAACCGCCAGGAGCGGCTGCACAACCAGGAGCGGCTGCGCGAGCTGGTGCGGGAGCAGGCCGGCAAGGTGCGGGTATTCTGCGCCCACGACGAGGAGCAGTGGCGGCAACTGGCCGGCGACTCGGCCAGGACGACCGCAGCTACTTCTTCGGTGGCGTAG